One segment of Panicum virgatum strain AP13 chromosome 3K, P.virgatum_v5, whole genome shotgun sequence DNA contains the following:
- the LOC120698277 gene encoding CLIP-associated protein-like isoform X1 — MASSAAVARLRELTTAPTRLRSPSAARSSCAPAAATPRPRTRVLEALCAAGGGDAMRSHADGLAPLVVARLGDGDAAVREAARRFLVVLMEAAHGDVSSNIYSCQAVPPLHHCHLPTTCYGASIGKYSKGWLGESCGAWSWITDELFGRW, encoded by the exons ATGGCTTCCTCCGCCGCAGTGGCGCGGCTGCGGGAgctgacgacggccccgacgcGGTTGCGCTCGCCAAGTGCTGCGCGGAGCTCGtgcgccccggcggcggcgacgccgaggCCGCGCACGAGGGTGCTGGAGGCGCTTTGCGCTGCAGGCGGAGGGGACGCGATGCGGAGCCACGCCGACGGGCTCGCACCGCTGGTCGTCGCGCGGCTTGGGGACGGGGATGCGGCTGTGCGGGAGGCCGCTAGGAGGTTCCTCGTGGTGCTCATGGAGGCTGCTCATGGAG ATGTTTCAAGCAACATCTACAGCTGCCAAGCCGTTCCACCACTTCACCACTGCCACCTCCCTACTACCT GTTATGGTGCTTCTATAGGAAAA TACAGTAAAGGTTGGCTAGGTGAGTCTTGTGGCGCCTGGAGTTGGATTACAGATGAACTTTTTGGAAGATGGTAA
- the LOC120698277 gene encoding CLIP-associated protein-like isoform X4: MASSAAVARLRELTTAPTRLRSPSAARSSCAPAAATPRPRTRVLEALCAAGGGDAMRSHADGLAPLVVARLGDGDAAVREAARRFLVVLMEAAHGDVSSNIYSCQAVPPLHHCHLPTTLQ; the protein is encoded by the exons ATGGCTTCCTCCGCCGCAGTGGCGCGGCTGCGGGAgctgacgacggccccgacgcGGTTGCGCTCGCCAAGTGCTGCGCGGAGCTCGtgcgccccggcggcggcgacgccgaggCCGCGCACGAGGGTGCTGGAGGCGCTTTGCGCTGCAGGCGGAGGGGACGCGATGCGGAGCCACGCCGACGGGCTCGCACCGCTGGTCGTCGCGCGGCTTGGGGACGGGGATGCGGCTGTGCGGGAGGCCGCTAGGAGGTTCCTCGTGGTGCTCATGGAGGCTGCTCATGGAG ATGTTTCAAGCAACATCTACAGCTGCCAAGCCGTTCCACCACTTCACCACTGCCACCTCCCTACTACCT TACAGTAA
- the LOC120698277 gene encoding CLIP-associated protein-like isoform X2, translated as MASSAAVARLRELTTAPTRLRSPSAARSSCAPAAATPRPRTRVLEALCAAGGGDAMRSHADGLAPLVVARLGDGDAAVREAARRFLVVLMEAAHGDVSSNIYSCQAVPPLHHCHLPTTCYGASIGK; from the exons ATGGCTTCCTCCGCCGCAGTGGCGCGGCTGCGGGAgctgacgacggccccgacgcGGTTGCGCTCGCCAAGTGCTGCGCGGAGCTCGtgcgccccggcggcggcgacgccgaggCCGCGCACGAGGGTGCTGGAGGCGCTTTGCGCTGCAGGCGGAGGGGACGCGATGCGGAGCCACGCCGACGGGCTCGCACCGCTGGTCGTCGCGCGGCTTGGGGACGGGGATGCGGCTGTGCGGGAGGCCGCTAGGAGGTTCCTCGTGGTGCTCATGGAGGCTGCTCATGGAG ATGTTTCAAGCAACATCTACAGCTGCCAAGCCGTTCCACCACTTCACCACTGCCACCTCCCTACTACCT GTTATGGTGCTTCTATAGGAAAA TAA
- the LOC120698277 gene encoding CLIP-associated protein-like isoform X3, protein MASSAAVARLRELTTAPTRLRSPSAARSSCAPAAATPRPRTRVLEALCAAGGGDAMRSHADGLAPLVVARLGDGDAAVREAARRFLVVLMEAAHGDVSSNIYSCQAVPPLHHCHLPTTSMCYR, encoded by the exons ATGGCTTCCTCCGCCGCAGTGGCGCGGCTGCGGGAgctgacgacggccccgacgcGGTTGCGCTCGCCAAGTGCTGCGCGGAGCTCGtgcgccccggcggcggcgacgccgaggCCGCGCACGAGGGTGCTGGAGGCGCTTTGCGCTGCAGGCGGAGGGGACGCGATGCGGAGCCACGCCGACGGGCTCGCACCGCTGGTCGTCGCGCGGCTTGGGGACGGGGATGCGGCTGTGCGGGAGGCCGCTAGGAGGTTCCTCGTGGTGCTCATGGAGGCTGCTCATGGAG ATGTTTCAAGCAACATCTACAGCTGCCAAGCCGTTCCACCACTTCACCACTGCCACCTCCCTACTACCT CTATGTGTTACAGGTGA